The DNA region AAAGAGGGAAGCGTTGAGAAGAAGCTTTCCTTGTGAGGATAGATTCATTCTATGCTGCTGAATCTGCGTTGACCAATGCTCTGCTCCATcaccagaaccagaaccagaaccagtAGCAAACGTGTTCTACTTCGATACAGCACTAGCACAGAGCGTTACCTGAGTGAGAAACAGAGCGACAAGGCGGTGGGGGTTCTAAGAGGCGCGATACAATGCGGTGGTTGGTAGAAGACGCGGCGGCACGACGGTGAACGGCGATGTGTCCGGCGGCGCACGGCGCGACGGGGTATGATGGGTGAGAGCAGAAAAGCACGAGAGAAAGTAGTGGTGACAGTTTGAGAGAATTTTCCTTTTGGAGCGTGATCAGAACGACAGCGTTTTATGTTTTATGACCTCAATTCATCTTGACCGTTTGATGCATCTGACGGTTTATAGTCACCATCGGTGGGTCGGGTTATGATGAAAAAAAGTCCAAACCGAATAAATAGAAATGGGTTGGATTGAGTCAGGTCCAttatcctttttcttttttcgcAGAATGCAAATCACACTTTGTCTCTTAAGTGGTAAGTGATTGAGGGTTTAATTCTCAACTCTTGCGAATGGAATTTTTTTCATTCGTTAGCGTCATACCGCTTAATGCACTGACAGGGGGTTTGTGATTAGTCTCACTACTATCGACTGTGGAAATACCTTGATTAAAAGGGCAGCTTGATGTGCAAAGCTTCCGCATTCGCAGGGTTCTAGAAGAAGGTTCCACCATTTGGTGTATTTTACCCAATCTTACCTTATTTTTTTACATAAGAAGCTATTTCCAGTCACATGGGAAACAGTCTAGCTATGAAGATATGATTAGACTGCAAGGTGATAACTGATAAGTACTTTAGTGAAACTTAGGAAGCTTTAACCATCTATGAAGATTAGTCAACTATTATTCTCACATAAAACTTTGCTGAACAGAACTCATTCAGTTGAAACCAAAATTGTGGTTCACAAAAACTACTTCCCTTAGCTTCTGTAAGTGTGAATCGATTTTGTGTATCGTACACACAAAATCAAACGTACATTTAGTTTACCACATCATTGCATTAGACATTGTCCCATCAATGATCAACCTCTAACTCTAAGATAATCTAACCAAATTATTTCCTCAATCCATGCCCTGTGTTCaaccaaaaacaaaatcattgTCTGTCATCCAATTACACTACAAAAATGAAAGCCTTCTGATGCTCAGTACAAATAAACAAACAGAAATTGCATAGCAAGAGAAGCTATAGTCCAGGTCATTGTATGTGTATTTGGATACCAGTTGGGTGTAACTTGAACAAACTATGATCCCAATccataagaaaaaaattgttcacTTTTTGTCTAGAACTGAGTGCTAACATCCCTTTGCACTGGTACCAACGGGTATCCAAACATGTTGCTAACACAAGCTGTACAATGAAGGCCAATGTAGGTGTGAAGTAATAAAGTTCAATTCCCTATACACAAGAAGTGTCTTCCAAATCCTCTGAATTGAAAAGCAACTCACTGCAGCCCCTAGCTTGTTAAGAGAAGCTAAAAAAACATCGATGCAGTTCTGGTTTCAGTTCTGTTGATTTTGCACCACAGGTTGAGTAACACTGCCTGAACGTGGTGTGTTTGCAGTTTGAGGGCCATGTAGTTGTTGCTGCTCTGATAAAGCTTGCCATCTCCTCCTCCATCTAAAAACCTCCACAAGGATAGAACTCCCACACATCACCACACCAAAACCAGCAAATGTTGCAAGAAGGATTGACAAAACTGCTTGCACATGAACCTGCATGTAACAAagacaatatatataacaagtCAGAATGCTAGCCAGAGTTCTTCCTCTAGACCATTCCTATTTCTCagaaatcaattctgaaacccaGAAGCTACTCATAAAGCTTctctccaaaattgattttgacctAAGAATCAATTGTgaaaggatttccaaacatgcacgaaGTGTGGATTGCAAATTTCTAAACTTAACACCAAAGCCACCACATTTGGCAATAAGGCATGTGGAATCAGGATATTCATAAACCAGAACTTCTCTAGAATCTGGTTGGGAACATCTAGTTCCATTACATCTCCAATGAAATTGTCATTTAAGTTACAAAATTGAGAGGGTAGAATTCATCTGTACCAAATCTCAAacaattcatttttcttttagtGACAAAAATCTAGCACTTGATTCATTTGACCATTTATTTCTCATACAATATTATCAACCttggtttcaactttcaagtgaAATGTACATGTAAAAAAATGAAGTTTAGACAAAAATCCATTACCACAGAGTAAAATATATGCGCGAAGAGAACCACCAGAGCAAATTGGACGGATGCATAGATCCAGATGAACCTGCTCTTCACTGGACACAAGATTTTTAAGAAAATGTTAGAATTGGCATAAATCAGTGAAAACCCAACCTAGTATCATGAAATGAAATTggctaaaaagaaaaatatgtatcacattgaaaaaaaatgtacatCAATATTTACCAATGTTTTGCAAACTTACCCATGGTTGATGAAGTCATGGAGGAGAGCAGACCCAGTACACAAGAAAATGGAAGAGATATGGCAATCGCGCCAGTTCCCATTTTTGAAACCTGCATAGAGGCGAATAACTGAGCCTAACCAAACTGCGAATTTGACCGTTCAGAGATGATTGTTAGTCTTACCAATAGCTGCTCCAGAAAACAGAAATAGGCAAGCATGCTGACAATGACAAGCACCGGAACTTCCTGCCAAAACCTATTAAATTGAGAAGACAAATTATAAGAGAATCATtactaataagtaataaccCACAGTACAAGAAGCTATCAAGAAATATTGTtagaatatataatataaaaccatttatGTATCTTCACCAAAAACCTAAAATTGAGATAGTTGTTCATGTTATGGTGTCAGAGCCTCTATAACCAAGTGATcaataaaaatttgaatttcagcACAAGTAGGTCTCCACCCTTCCTATGAGCTTTTCCATGAGGGGTGTGTACTTAACCCAACATCTTAGTGtgtgttttaattcctgtttgcATTGATACACATCCCCCCCCCCCAACGCATAAACAGAGAAGCAAGTTACTGTCACGTTTACTTCAATGTGGATCAGCGTGAAGTACAATGAAAACCTAATCACACACTAAACTTTTTGAATAGTTGGTTCGTGAAAATGACATAATGACAACAGTCTATTTCCCTAGTAAGACAATGCACTTTAGTGGTTGCAGAACTCCAAGGAAAATTTTGACTTCTAAAGTATCATAGATGGTTTGGATAAAAAACTGTGTCTCAATCCTGAGATAGCATGTGAGTCCACACAGCTACAACTTCAGTGCTTCTAGATAGTGTGATAGCAAAAAGCAGTATACAAGGGATAAGTAATGCAAATTTTAGTCAAATAAGGGATTAGTGTCAGGAGGTGGCTTATATTTTTGAAATGTGGATCTAGTAGACTATATAAAATCTGTTAACCTCCTAATTGAAACATGTCGTCATAATTCATTCATAAGAAATCAGCAAAGGTCTTTATCAAAGTAAGTACACATGCCTGTATCCATCTAAATCTTCCAGTTGAGACCTACTTCCAATAATCCGATTTCGAACACTTTGAATCCGTAATAGAGTTACAGGTAGGTTTTGAACTTCTGACTTGCAAACATCGCAGGTCTTGTTACCCTTCAAACTAAACCATTTAATAGCACATTCTTTGTGAGCCAGAGCAAGTTCACCTTTGCAGCTGCATTCCAACTTGAAGGTCTCACCTCCTTCATTTAGTTCAACAAAACAGATTCTACACACAGCCTCCTCTTCAGGTATAtcttcaccatcatcatcttcattttctgaaCAAATAAAGTATATATAAATCGAGTTATTAACCATAGTAATCTTACAAATATTCTGTTGACATTTTTAGTACTAATGCTTGATACATCATGGaagtttcaataaaaaaaactgtTAGAGAGAGAGTTAACACATAAAATTCTTTCATATTTTCATGATTGCGGATACAAGTATAAGTATTTATATTGAGATACCTATATCCTTTTCCGGGGATGAGGTCAACAATTCATTTCCTTCCTTTACTCGAGGAGTAGAAGGAACAACGCGGAAAAATGAGTCCATCCTCCTTatgctcttttctttgttgtTGACAGGCACTGAAAGAGAACGAGCTATCTTTCGCTGAgtttctctcttctgcaaaaAGGAACTAATTTGTTAAAACAAAGCAAGACTCAGCAACAATGACTACCAAAAATAGCACTAGAAAAAGGGAAGTTGACAACAGCATTGCTTGAATCTTACATTTAGATGACCCCCAACGCTTCCACCATGAGCAGATTCTGCGTTTGAATGTCCAATTTCTTCTACCGGTAACGACGATGTTCTCTTAATCCTAGGAGTAAATATCTTACTAAGGGACAATGATCTTGAGATTAAAGGCCTTTCTCGAACACCTGAAGAGGAAACTTCTGGAGTTGGTGTTGTAGCCTTTTCAATATCTGCTGGTGTCCGATTCCGGAAGCTCAATTTTGGTAGGAGGCTTCTTATGGATGATCTTCCTTTTGATGCTGAATTCCCAGGTGAATTATTTGTTGGAGTATCAACAGAGCGAGAAGACACAAGGAAATTCACTCTCTTAGGAGTAGGGGTAGGTGTGGGACTTGGTGTTTGTGGCATTTTGATTGCAACAAAATCTTGGGAACATTCTTCAGGTGTTCTTAATGGTACTTCTAGTTGAAGATTCTGTCTCTTCCTGGGAGGAACATGTGTGGTTTCTTCAGTTATCCCCATTGGATCTTCACCCTACGAACACGAGGGAATTAACACTAAGTGATGCAGGCACTGAAATAAAACTGAGCTACAATATCTAGCAGAATTGCCCAATAAGCACTTGCTCTGGGAAATCCTGGCAAAAACAAAATCGTATCCCACTAAGTAAGGTCGGCTATATGATCACCCGACGGCCATGGTGCTCGATCAAAAACTATATTTTGTGGAACTCTCGAAAATCCTAGTTGCAATAAAATTCAATACCATTGAATATAATGAGAAGACATCATATTCAAATCACAGTACAATGGAAATAGCTTAATTTAGGAAGAACTGGAACTGATTCTTACTAATACTTTCTTGAACAGGTTTTAACTGCATAATTCAAAGTAGACAGAGGAAACATAAAAAAGCAGAACGCTTGCTGGACTCAGTTTTCATTCACACATAAGAAATCATAACAAACTCAGATAGATCAAGCTCCAAAATCAAACAAAGTACTATATCTTATAGAAATATTTCTCTACCGAACGGATACAATTGATGGAAATTCAGATAGATCAAGCTCcaaagtttttcaaaattatagaTAAACATATTAAATCAATTGTTAAGGCCCCtagttattgaaaaaaaaaatatgcaaaCTTTACTATCAAAAATATTATTCTGCGTGTTCAGTAACAATTAGCAAGATTTTGTTTGAAAATCTCAGTCTGATGAAACATCATCAAGAGAAAATCACAAATCCAaagcaaagagaaaaaaaaaacttcaatagTTTAAAATACAGTTAGtccttaagaaaaaaaaaaaaaaacaagcctGAAGCCCCCATGAGGCCATGACATGAAACACAAGTTGAAGGAGGAAGAACACAAAGTACCTTGTTAACAGCAAGAGAAACTGTTCTTCTGCAAGAAGCTGCAGCATCTTCTTCACTGACATGCTTTTCCTCTGAACTCATGTTGCTGTTGCCAAAACagaaaaaaaggaagaagacaAACCCTTAACTTAGAATTCCAAAAGCAACCACACAAGCAAGTAAATTTCAATAGTTGCAGACTTGCAGACACCAATCATAGCCATACCAACAAGCAACAACCACTTACTTCAGATGAGCTATGACAGAGACAAGGAATGGAGAAAACTTTAAATGAGTAACACCGTCACATAGATAAGGGACAGTGAGTGAGTGTGATTATGCACATAACCCAAGCTTTCACATTTATGAGTCAATTAAATTTGGTCACTGTTGgtacggtggtggtggtggagatggtGGGGTAGCATGGACTATTGCTACTGCCACTCTCATTGTCATACTTTTTGATTCTCCAGTGCGCGCAGACTCTGTGGATTATTCTCAAGGCTGTTAAAGTA from Lotus japonicus ecotype B-129 chromosome 2, LjGifu_v1.2 includes:
- the LOC130740411 gene encoding uncharacterized protein LOC130740411, which encodes MSSEEKHVSEEDAAASCRRTVSLAVNKGEDPMGITEETTHVPPRKRQNLQLEVPLRTPEECSQDFVAIKMPQTPSPTPTPTPKRVNFLVSSRSVDTPTNNSPGNSASKGRSSIRSLLPKLSFRNRTPADIEKATTPTPEVSSSGVRERPLISRSLSLSKIFTPRIKRTSSLPVEEIGHSNAESAHGGSVGGHLNKRETQRKIARSLSVPVNNKEKSIRRMDSFFRVVPSTPRVKEGNELLTSSPEKDIENEDDDGEDIPEEEAVCRICFVELNEGGETFKLECSCKGELALAHKECAIKWFSLKGNKTCDVCKSEVQNLPVTLLRIQSVRNRIIGSRSQLEDLDGYRFWQEVPVLVIVSMLAYFCFLEQLLVSKMGTGAIAISLPFSCVLGLLSSMTSSTMVKSRFIWIYASVQFALVVLFAHIFYSVVHVQAVLSILLATFAGFGVVMCGSSILVEVFRWRRRWQALSEQQQLHGPQTANTPRSGSVTQPVVQNQQN